One genomic window of Lytechinus variegatus isolate NC3 chromosome 1, Lvar_3.0, whole genome shotgun sequence includes the following:
- the LOC121430498 gene encoding uncharacterized protein LOC121430498 codes for LDGETKQSSKKVDDGGLSSNLAYGLPVKEEEIQRSVLQPGEHRVSACSTSTALDIRDPVTVTVKTSKQKHHVTLDRSSTGTGLLADISRTVCIPVQQMKLIHRGKIMNTENIRDTLKEKAVFQAIGEVAENEEGLSGKDITCVMSQIKVDRNTAIKALRQKGNAIDAILYLGNR; via the coding sequence CTTGATGGGGAAACAAAACAAAGCTCAAAGAAGGTGGATGACGGTGGACTGTCCTCTAATCTGGCCTATGGCTTGCCTGTGAAAGAGGAGGAGATTCAAAGAAGTGTCCTACAACCTGGGGAGCATAGAGTTTCGGCGTGTTCAACAAGTACAGCACTTGACATCAGAGATCCGGTGACAGTCACAGTAAAAACTAGCAAACAAAAGCACCATGTGACTCTTGATAGAAGCTCTACGGGGACAGGCTTGTTGGCAGATATTTCAAGAACCGTGTGTATTCCAGTCCAGCAGATGAAGTTGATCCACAGGGGTAAAATTATGAATACAGAAAACATACGAGATACCCTCAAGGAAAAAGCGGTCTTTCAAGCCATTGGAGAAGTTGCAGAAAATGAGGAAGGGCTAAGTGGCAAGGACATCACCTGTGTGATGAGCCAGATTAAAGTGGACCGCAACACGGCCATCAAAGCTTTGAGACAAAAGGGAAATGCCATTGATGCTATTTTGTATCTTGGTAACAGATAA